The Gadus macrocephalus chromosome 3, ASM3116895v1 DNA segment gacggtattgaacggaaacggcactttattcaacctaaaggctaaggcacaggaaactcggaactcgggagacaactcggaactcaggagactacagggaactcgggagacgacagggaactcgggagacgacagggaactcgggagacgacagggaactcgggagacgacagggaactcgggagacgacagggaacacggaacacgcaggactagccaccacaaacaaccacagcaaaccacaatgacagcacaaggaacaaaggaagacaagggcttaaataacaaacacaacgagcaacagctgagacacattaggggagggaacagtaatcaacacaggagggaaaaccagggaaacacacacaccctgacaatatatatatatgtgtgtatatgtatatgtgtgtgcatgtgtatgtgtatgtatatatgtttatttatgtttatatttatttatttatttatatttatttatatatatttatatttatattaatcctctatacagttctctacatttatcttattttattttacttgaatccTGTTTTACTTCTATTATTATCCctactttctatattagctaagagtttattgtttactgtttactgtttttgtttactttttatagttcgttagttaagagtttattgtttatcttatgttattattattattattattataattattgtttactgttttactttttatagttatctaagagtgtattgtttatcttatattgtatataatttaatattgtgttgtgtttcttctgtaaactactggacaatcaatttccttgagggagtcatcccaaaaggatcacgaaaacctaatctaatctaatctattatgcgtcgagagcagcgaagagctgtagttcacaaagcggcctcacataaaacctaaaattatcatacttcttcacgaacatttttagttttctttgcatgaaaaattatcatttaaatccacaaacaacatatgtgtaatccagggcatataaagactgggaccagaaaatatttattttctctccattaacacccattcatatttttcgatctcataggtcccatgagctctaccggaaggggccaatagagtggcgaagtcacgcccctcaCGTATGCATCCTCACGAGATTATTTGAGCGCCGGCGATACGCCCTTTCTCCCACTAGAGGGCCCAGCACGGTAAGGCACCGGGGTATTTATCTGAGCGTCCGCGATACGCCATTTCTCCCACTAGAGGGCCCAGCATGATAAGGGACCGGGGGTATTTATCTGAGCGTCGGCGATACGCCCTTTCTCCCACTAGAGGGCCCAGCAGCATGGTAAGGGACCGGGGATATTTGTCTGAGCGCCGGCGATACGCCCTTTCTCCCATACTAGAGGGCCCAGCATAGTAAGGGACCGAGGGTATTTTAAACATCGCTCTGAAGACGCAGAGATGTCGTGCTCTTTTCCAATTGGCTTAGATGGATCAAAACATGTTACGTCGTTCACCCGGAAATAAATATCTTGAGGAAGTTGCGTTTGCCTCATAGGAGGACTATTTTGAAAGGTCTCGGTTTATTCATAATATAACCTACAGAATCTGTTACGATATAGTCAGACTGTAACCTTCGTTGCGAACATGAAAAGGTTCCTACTACTGGTTGCACATTGTCTCTTTGTGGTACAAGTAAAAAGTTGGAATCAAGGTTGGTTGACAGCTAcgttatacattttttttaccaaaaatgCGTTTGTGGTGTCTTAAATCAATATTCTAATGCGTTTGAGTTGAGTTTTAATTTTCCGTGGGTCGAGGCTAGTCAATTAACTTCATGTTTTGCAAACATCCCCCGGAAGTCTTCCTTCTAAAGTCTTATGTGTACTGCCAGGCTCGGGCAGCGTCCTGCTGCGGGACGTCCAGGTGTTGACTCTGTACAAGGGCCGCTTCACCACCGCGGGCCGCTCCAGCGCCATACCCCAAATCAAGTGTATCGGGGGCTCGGCTGGCTGCGGAGCATTTGTCCCAGAGGCTGTTCAGTGTAAAAACAAAGGCTGGGATGGAGTCGACGTGCAGGTGATTCTCATAAAATATCTGTCCAGATAAAAGTTACAAATATACACCGGGTTAATCAGAAGCAGAGATGCAATACGACATTCTGTTTAATATGCCTTTTCCCTGACACCCTTGGAATGGTCGGGGATCAAAGGCTCCAACTCATACTCAACTGATACGTCCTCCCCTTTATCACAGCTGTCATGGCAATTTCTTTAAGAGGTATTGCATCTAGGACAGATGAGACTTCACATTTCAATTGGCAATGATCAAACATCCTATTTACCTAAAGGACAGAGTTTCCTGTGTTCTCATCAAGTAGAAGAATGGGGATCCCTGCTCCCTTGTGACCGGTATATCCCAGACACAAATGTTAATGTTAGATAACGCTAGGAACAGGTTGGTTGGCTAGACAGTTCAAGGAGTAGGAGACAAAGCTTAGATGATGAAGGGGAAACAACATAGGACTCCGCCGAGGACTACACAGCTGTTCTCAGCATTTTTGAGACCTGTGCCACGGTATCAAAAGTCCTTGCTTTGGCCAATGCATCAGACTTCTGCTTGCAGAGCTCTTGGAGAGATTGCAGGGTGAACTCTAATTTGAGGCCTCggtttattgtatgtttgtggtATGTTTGTAATATGTTTTTTGTATGCTATTGCATGTTTattacttaaaggtcccatgacatgctattttatgtattctttaatatgggtattagtgggcaactaacacagtattcaaagacgttcccgaaattcagccgtggtgcagagttacagccactccgagccagtcgcacattgagcttcccccaaatgtgctgttttggtgtctgtagctataatgcaaatgaggcgatggtgcctcgcggcaaccggcggcatgtcgcagttcatgtacttcagcgagtcaaagccaaagttcctttcccccaattccttctcaaccatggctcagataacccccacaacagtctcgttgtggaagtacaagacacgtcaaagaaccgacaagaaacacttgcgttacagtgtgtgtattcacacacacacacacacacacacacacacacacacacacacacacacacacacacacacacacatgtggcgctcgcacagtcgagtctcattggcgggccaacgtctctgggcgggccaggcagagtaaggggaggagctgagattcttggtgacgtcataaatacagacattccaaatcagcgcacttgagcctccgttttttcaaaggcgagcagaacagctagtgctcgttttacaccaaacgcaaattttagccattgggggaccataggcaggctaggggaactcatatttatgttagaaaacctcataaagtgagattttcatgtcatgggacctttaaatacaTTAGCCTAATTGTTGAAATTCGGATTACTCTTCATTCTTATACGGTTTAAACAGAAACGACGAAAGGGCAATAGAGAATTTTGCAGTTGAGTAATTTCAAAGAATACAtattttaatgtgtttttatcctcttTCCTCATTGTATGTCTTGCCGTCTTTAAGTGGGAATGTAAGACTGATATGGACAACTCCTACCAGTTTGGTCACATCGAGGTGAGCTGTGAGGGCTACAGCCATCCAGACGATGCCTACATACTGAAAGGCTCCTGTGGACTGGAGTACACCCTGGAGCTGACCGAAGAAGGGAGGGCAAGGCAGAGGTCCGGTTCCACCCACGGATCCAAGCAGTCTGGTGGTAGGAGAGCTGGGAGTGTGTTTGCAACCATGTGGATATGTGTTTGTATCATCCTTGAGTAGATCTAGGTCCTAGTAGGGGCAATACATCACGGGGCTTTTAGATATGAAGACAGCTGATTGAATATGTTTTGCCACAATGCTAATATGTCCTGCGATGCCACAGGTACATGCAAACACGTATGGAGTGGATAGGGGACAATGCCTTGTAATGGAAAGAATGCTTGCAATGTCGGTTGATTCAACATATGAAGGCTACACAAAAGGGTAGCTTTAAATAGATTATACGTTTAAAACATCAAAAAGTATCTATAAAATCTATTTATCTATAATCTAttctaatattttatttgtgtatgttgaAAATGAAATTTAAAATGAAAAGTAAATGTTCTTCGTCCTTAGGCTTTGGGGATTTCGCCTCCAACTTCTTTAGTGGCTTCTCTGGTAGCAAGCATCAACAGCAGGGCAACCATCAGCATCAACAGCATCGGGGCTCCTCGTCAGTAGGCAGCGAGGGCGGCTCAGGTAGTATGCTGGGACTGGCCATTCTACTACTGCTAGCCTATGGTGTCTACAAGCTCTTTCTCAGTGGAAACTCAGCTCAAGGTGGCCATCCTGAACCCGAGCCGGGAAGCTATCCTACTGGCCACGATGACCGTGGCCATACCAGCGGACCTCCGCCCCCTGGCTTTAAACCCAACTTCACGGGTAAGTTGTATATTTCTAGAAGATAAGTTAACAAGAGGTGCGTAGTCTGCGGGGACACAGGGTTGTTGTTATATGGGGGCCTGTATAACTACAGTTATTTCATTGTAAATGATATGGGGGGTGCCCCGCCTACACCCTACGGTGTAGCCTGACTACAATGCAATCGAATGCAGGAATGCGACTACTAGTAGAGATATTTCGGTTTATTCATAGAGGGCAGACGCACGTGAAAATAGGCTTGGAGTCTATTCTAGCATTTTGCGACACAGCAACATGCTTTTTGCGTCACGTCTTGCATCAAACAATAAATGAATAGATGGCACTAAAATCGTAATCATCAGAGATAAAACATAGCACACGGAATcaagtttatttttcttttcattgcTGAACAGTCCCCTAGCTTGTGGCCTGGCAAGATGGATTCTCACGGGATCCTAATCAGGCAAATCAGGCGGCCTCGCAAGGCTAgcctcacctccacctgcagTGTTTGAATAGATGTGACAAAGATCCTTCTGCTTTAGGTTCCTCAGCAGGCTACCCTGGTGCACCTCCTCCAGCCTACCCTGGTGATCCTCCTCCAGCCTACCCCggtgctcctcctccaggctaTGGCTTCCAGAGTGGGTACAGCTCTGGGAGACAGCATTATCCACGGCAGCAAAGTGCCACACCAGGAGCGGGTGGAGGCGGCTTCTGGACCGGGCTCGGGACAGGAGGAGCACTTGGATACCTTTTTGGAAGTCAAAGGTAAGTGCAAGGCTATTTATGAGGGAAATATACGAACCACGTGTATGAGGGTCATTCAATCCAAGATCTTAGGCTTTCTACGAGTATCTTTTGTTCAGTTTTAAGGTAATTGGATTGGGTTCAACAGATTCAATGGGATTGTCTTAATTGCCTAATTACACCTGAGTAAAGAGGAGGCACCATGAGAAGGGTCAGCATGGCCATGGATGAGGTAAAAGAAGGCTCTTTATGGATCCGGCACATTCTAATTTATGCAACTAACTAAGCGATGTGTTTAGCGGCAGTGACAGTAACAAAAAAGGCTTTGTATTAAAAACCCAGAATGTACTGAAAAATATACAGAAATTAAGGCATGGTGACCATTTTAACCAAACTACGTGACCTACGTCGCGTACCTTAGTGGTAGGGCAGGAGATTTGAGTCGAGAAGCACTGACCACACACACTTGGGAAGCCAGAAGTTTGCTTATTTGATTGTCTTCTAATTCCAAAAAAGCGTTTGGCTTGCATTAGCTGTAAGATGCGCATCATATTTTGTAAATCAGTTCCTCAGCTATAAATGTTAAACTGGTACTAAATATAGCCAGTACAATGGAGCTAGGCAAAGTATTTAATGCAAAGTAGTGGGAGCAGGACACATACACCTCTACTCCATTTGTCCTCTTCCTAGAAGTCTCCTTCCTCCGGTTTCAGAGATGATTTGTTTTCAATTATATAAAAATGTTAAGATGGTTCTGTTAATTATTCAACAATATGATAGTTGAATAATAAATACTGGTATTACTGCAGTCCATAATATGGGGTGTCTTGAAATAAGTGCAGTttttccattattattatttttttccataatcagttgttttgttgtttgttcttTGCTAAAGGAACCAACCTTACAATTCCAACTTCAGCGCATCCGGCCACATCCCACGTCCCGCACAAGCGCCCAGCTTTAGCAGTGGGACCCGCAGTGCTTCAGGTACAACAGAGGACAATGTTGGAATGACCCATGTATTGGTGAAGTTAGTTACTTGTATCACACCCACTTTAGTAGTATGTAggaatatatagtatataaagCTATAGtagtaaaataattgtcatgTTAGTACATTTGAATGGAATATAAGTTCCTCCCAGGTGAATTGTCTTTCCCTACTACTAGTCCATTAGTGTGGTTATGAATTTTTTCTAGCGTGTGACCAATCACACGCTTCAAAATTGTATTACCAGAACAAGT contains these protein-coding regions:
- the saraf gene encoding store-operated calcium entry-associated regulatory factor — translated: MKRFLLLVAHCLFVVQVKSWNQGSGSVLLRDVQVLTLYKGRFTTAGRSSAIPQIKCIGGSAGCGAFVPEAVQCKNKGWDGVDVQWECKTDMDNSYQFGHIEVSCEGYSHPDDAYILKGSCGLEYTLELTEEGRARQRSGSTHGSKQSGGFGDFASNFFSGFSGSKHQQQGNHQHQQHRGSSSVGSEGGSGSMLGLAILLLLAYGVYKLFLSGNSAQGGHPEPEPGSYPTGHDDRGHTSGPPPPGFKPNFTGSSAGYPGAPPPAYPGDPPPAYPGAPPPGYGFQSGYSSGRQHYPRQQSATPGAGGGGFWTGLGTGGALGYLFGSQRNQPYNSNFSASGHIPRPAQAPSFSSGTRSASGFGGTKRR